The genomic stretch ATGGCAAGACCTGGAATGCAGGTCTCATCAATTTCCCGCATGAGCTTCTGATAGATCGGCGGGCTGGTCAGTACGTTCAGGAACACGGTACTGATCGCCGTGGCAGTAGTATCGCTACCAGCAATCAACTGTAGAACAGTCTCGCTCTCAACCTGCTGCCGCGTTAGGGAGTGGCGGAGGAAAGATCCCATCATATCCATCCGGTCAATCGTGGGCTTTCCGTCTGACGATCCTTCGAACCTTGCATCCACGAGATCTTTCGCAATCTTCGTAGCCTTCCCAAGACCGAGCTCCTCGCCTGGCAGGAGCAAGCTCATAAGATTCGTCCTTTCGAGGAAGTTCCACAGCCAAGGCACATCAGCCAGCATGATGATGGAAGTGATACTCTTCTCAATCTCTTTCAGGTAATCGTacttgtcgttgtcgtcctTGAGATCACCGAACGACTCACCGAACGCTAATGCCGTAATAGTGTCCAAAGTGAAAAAGTGAAACTTCTCTGTCAAATCCATCGGCTTGAAGTGCTCCGCATCGCTCAGGTACTTCTCCTCGATCAATTTCACGAATTGCATCACCACGCCATCGATCGTCTTCTCGAGATCTGGGTTCTCCTTTCCAGAATATCCCGCTGCCATTTTCATCCTCAGATCTGAGTGCGCTTTCTCATCACGCATGCTGAGGACATTATCTTGACCCGGTGCGAATCTCATGGCATCGTTCCAGTCGGATCGAAGATACGGGCTGCGAGCTGCCGTGATCTTGGCCCATGTTTTCGCGGATCCGGTGATGACTCGCCCGGGAGCGATACGCACGAGCGGACCATGCTTTGCTATGAGTTCGCCAATGTCGTGGTAAAGAGTGCCGCGGTAGGTCTTCCAGAGCAGTGGGATTGTGGTGTAGTTCGACAAGAAGGGTCCTGGAATATGGGCGAGGGAGCGGGATGCGAGATATGTTTGCGCGACATaggcggtgatgatgagcagAATGATGTTGGTTGCTGTCACCAGCGACAATGCAGCCTCTAGGAGACCCATCTTCGCTGTATCCGTGGTGAAGATGTCAGGTTCGACAAAAGATTCATATCTTCATGATCTGTTCTTCAGCCGCAATAATGTGGATACCGTACATGGGTCCGCCCCTCTTTGTACGATCCTGCACTGCACGAGCATCCTTCATGGTGGGTCGCAATCAATTCTGCTCTGCCAGCAACTCAGGAGCATGGTAAAAATCCTTTAGATAAGCGTGAATCGGTTGGGTGGAACCGTGTTGCATAAAGGTAAGCCCTAGTGATGCCCTTTCACAGACTTGACGTGCTCGTTTCAGCGGTGTAGCATTCTGGTCGTCACGGTCCACCAGTGGGTCCGCTAGAGTATCTTTTGATGCGAGACTCTGCATCAAGGTGTGGCTCGAAGTATTGTGGCGCCTGCAGAAAAGGTACGACGACAGCATGACTATGGTGAAGCCTCTCGCAGTAGCACACACTCGGCTCGAGAGGCGAGCATCTCGGACGTTCTCAGCGAGCTGGATCTGCCCGAAATCACTCAGGTTGCTGAGCAGCAGACACATACCACTCATCGCGGAACTGTGAAATTGAAGGTATAGT from Zymoseptoria tritici IPO323 chromosome 6, whole genome shotgun sequence encodes the following:
- the CYP-6 gene encoding putative P450 monooxygenase (P450 with unknown function. Comparison with characterized p450s did not yield highly significant matches); protein product: MGLLEAALSLVTATNIILLIITAYVAQTYLASRSLAHIPGPFLSNYTTIPLLWKTYRGTLYHDIGELIAKHGPLVRIAPGRVITGSAKTWAKITAARSPYLRSDWNDAMRFAPGQDNVLSMRDEKAHSDLRMKMAAGYSGKENPDLEKTIDGVVMQFVKLIEEKYLSDAEHFKPMDLTEKFHFFTLDTITALAFGESFGDLKDDNDKYDYLKEIEKSITSIIMLADVPWLWNFLERTNLMSLLLPGEELGLGKATKIAKDLVDARFEGSSDGKPTIDRMDMMGSFLRHSLTRQQVESETVLQLIAGSDTTATAISTVFLNVLTSPPIYQKLMREIDETCIPGLAIGDAKARTMIYLQACIKESLRIAPPVSGVFPKLVPPGGETIDGYFVPEGTKIGWSSKAVTQNPELYGPDASCFRPERWILQTHGGDCESVDKLLQMERDNAMIFGAGRFKCLGQAVAVLELNKIVVELLRSMVFG